Proteins from a genomic interval of Nocardioidaceae bacterium:
- a CDS encoding ABC transporter ATP-binding protein, with translation MSTNSAAGAPVIETQGLRKVFRTRRGRSVVAVDGLDLAVPAGGVHGFLGPNGSGKTTSIRMMLGLASVTDGTIRLFGEPVPRQLPTVMPRIGAVVEQPKFTPTFTGRRNLELLARTHGVDDRAVDRTLEQVGMSGRESERFKGYSLGMKQRLAIAATLLTEPDLLILDEPTNGLDPAGIREIRDLIRTLGEQGVTVLLSSHILAEVEQVCRTVTIIGRGRRLAEGSVAELVAGTRTTRLVVGDTEATARAAQLLGDSGHAVRREGEALLLDDVDPGEANRLLGEAGIWASELTPVRRDLEGVFLELTAGAGPGRPSPGMTGDPSRGADPSRPSGESR, from the coding sequence ATGAGCACGAACTCGGCTGCAGGAGCACCGGTCATCGAGACCCAGGGGCTGCGCAAGGTCTTCCGTACGCGCCGCGGGCGGTCCGTCGTCGCGGTCGACGGACTCGACCTCGCCGTGCCGGCCGGCGGCGTCCACGGTTTCCTGGGCCCGAACGGCTCGGGCAAGACCACCAGCATCCGCATGATGCTCGGCCTGGCCTCCGTCACCGACGGCACGATCCGCCTCTTCGGCGAGCCCGTGCCCCGGCAGCTGCCCACGGTCATGCCCCGCATCGGCGCCGTCGTCGAGCAGCCGAAGTTCACCCCGACCTTCACCGGACGCCGCAACCTCGAGCTGCTCGCCCGCACCCACGGGGTCGACGACCGTGCCGTCGACCGCACGCTCGAGCAGGTCGGCATGAGCGGACGCGAGTCCGAGCGGTTCAAGGGCTACTCGCTCGGCATGAAGCAACGGCTCGCGATCGCCGCGACCCTGCTGACCGAGCCCGACCTGCTGATCCTCGACGAGCCGACGAACGGGCTCGACCCGGCGGGCATCCGCGAGATCCGCGACCTCATCCGCACCCTCGGCGAGCAGGGCGTCACCGTATTGCTGAGCTCGCACATCCTCGCCGAGGTCGAGCAGGTCTGCCGCACCGTGACCATCATCGGGCGAGGCCGTCGGCTGGCCGAGGGCAGCGTGGCCGAGCTCGTCGCCGGGACGCGGACGACCCGTCTCGTGGTGGGCGACACCGAGGCCACGGCTCGCGCGGCACAGCTGCTGGGCGACTCCGGGCACGCCGTACGCCGGGAGGGCGAGGCCCTGCTCCTCGACGACGTCGACCCCGGTGAGGCCAACCGGCTGCTCGGTGAGGCCGGCATCTGGGCGAGCGAGCTGACACCCGTGCGCCGTGACCTCGAGGGCGTCTTCCTCGAGCTCACCGCCGGCGCCGGACCCGGGCGTCCGAGCCCCGGCATGACAGGGGACCCGTCGCGGGGAGCCGACCCGAGCCGACCGAGCGGAGAGTCCCGATGA
- a CDS encoding ABC transporter permease, with protein MSLLRLSRVELTRYRSRRAIAFLVVVSLVLTAVIAAVLIFQTRPFDRADIQRAEQQAAAEAEQPYIQRELRRCVNRPRTYGIRPDNPDVQQRCEEFVLPTAEWYLYRPELRPREQLQGGALGVATMLVMALILAATTFAGADWNSGSLINQLLAVPGRVRLWVAKALPVTVVSTAVTLVTLAGWWTAVLVTARLRDIGVGGPLLADIGWQIVRAGALAGFAALGAYALTMLLRSTVATLGVLFAYTVVGDLVLNLLPFDGQRYAISTNVFAWLNGSFTYYDYDRCLGAVGRCQEAVTITQADAVPVLVVLVAVVIGLSLLTFRRRDV; from the coding sequence ATGAGCCTGCTGCGCCTGAGCCGTGTCGAGCTGACGCGGTACCGCTCCCGCCGCGCCATCGCCTTCCTGGTGGTGGTCTCCCTCGTGCTCACCGCCGTCATCGCCGCGGTCCTGATCTTCCAGACCCGGCCCTTCGACCGGGCCGACATCCAGCGCGCCGAGCAGCAGGCGGCCGCCGAGGCCGAGCAGCCGTACATTCAGCGTGAGCTGCGGCGCTGCGTGAACCGGCCGCGCACCTACGGCATCCGGCCCGACAACCCGGACGTGCAGCAACGCTGCGAGGAGTTCGTGCTGCCGACGGCCGAGTGGTACCTCTACCGGCCCGAGCTCCGCCCCCGCGAGCAGCTGCAGGGCGGCGCCCTGGGCGTCGCGACGATGCTGGTGATGGCGCTGATCCTCGCGGCCACGACGTTCGCCGGCGCCGACTGGAACTCCGGGTCGCTGATTAACCAGCTGCTGGCCGTGCCCGGACGCGTACGCCTCTGGGTCGCCAAGGCCCTCCCCGTCACGGTGGTCTCGACCGCGGTGACGCTGGTGACGCTCGCCGGGTGGTGGACGGCCGTGCTGGTCACGGCCCGGCTGCGCGACATCGGGGTCGGCGGTCCCCTGCTGGCCGACATCGGGTGGCAGATCGTGCGGGCCGGGGCCCTGGCCGGGTTCGCGGCTCTCGGCGCGTACGCCCTGACGATGCTGCTCCGCAGCACCGTCGCCACCCTCGGGGTGCTGTTCGCGTACACCGTGGTCGGTGACCTGGTGCTGAACCTGCTGCCGTTCGACGGGCAGCGATACGCGATCTCGACCAACGTCTTCGCCTGGCTCAACGGCAGCTTCACCTACTACGACTACGACCGGTGCCTCGGCGCGGTCGGGCGCTGCCAGGAGGCCGTCACGATCACCCAGGCCGACGCGGTCCCCGTGCTCGTGGTCCTGGTGGCCGTCGTGATCGGGCTGTCGTTGCTCACCTTCCGGCGCCGCGACGTCTGA
- the lipB gene encoding lipoyl(octanoyl) transferase LipB produces MSSQDSPVIRVVGLGADAVAYEDAWELQRAVHAGVAEGAPDEVLLLEHPPVYTAGKRTEPHERPTDGTPVVDVDRGGKITFHGPGQLVGYPIVRLPEHVLVVDYVRRLEEALILTCRDLGVTTARVPGRSGVWLRADDRGPERKIAAIGIRVSRGVTMHGFSLNCDVDLAWYDRFVPCGIADAGVTTLSAELGREVTCSDVLPIVERHLQALLAWQPYDRTPDYEPRPDPAKPLGPAVTVLAPSAGA; encoded by the coding sequence ATGAGCAGCCAGGACTCCCCCGTCATCCGAGTCGTCGGCCTGGGCGCCGACGCCGTGGCGTACGAGGACGCCTGGGAGCTGCAGCGCGCGGTGCACGCGGGCGTCGCCGAGGGGGCACCGGACGAGGTGCTGCTGCTCGAGCACCCTCCCGTCTACACCGCCGGCAAGCGCACCGAACCCCACGAGCGACCGACCGACGGCACCCCGGTCGTCGACGTCGACCGCGGCGGCAAGATCACCTTCCACGGCCCCGGCCAGCTGGTCGGCTACCCGATCGTGAGGCTGCCCGAGCACGTGCTCGTCGTCGACTACGTGCGCCGGCTCGAGGAGGCGCTGATCCTCACCTGCCGCGACCTCGGCGTCACGACCGCCCGCGTGCCGGGTCGCTCGGGCGTCTGGTTGCGCGCCGACGACCGCGGCCCCGAGCGCAAGATCGCCGCCATCGGCATCCGGGTCTCGCGCGGGGTCACGATGCACGGCTTCAGCCTCAACTGCGACGTCGACCTGGCCTGGTACGACCGCTTCGTGCCCTGCGGCATCGCCGACGCCGGGGTCACCACCCTCAGCGCCGAGCTGGGGCGCGAGGTGACGTGCAGCGACGTGCTGCCGATCGTCGAGCGGCACCTCCAGGCGCTGCTGGCCTGGCAGCCGTACGACCGCACGCCCGACTACGAGCCCCGGCCGGACCCGGCGAAGCCGCTCGGCCCCGCGGTCACGGTGCTCGCGCCGTCCGCGGGGGCGTGA
- a CDS encoding endo alpha-1,4 polygalactosaminidase: MRAPGRLAVLAVAATLALPVAAAPAQARVTPFPVGAEADYQLGGAYEVPGAVVVVRDRTAPPADPDGSGGGFDVCYLNAFQTQPGALGWWRTHHPGALLRDRDGRLVRDPGWRQEVLLDTRRPAVRAEVARVVVRWARGCGRAGYEAVELDNLDSFLRSGRQLRRADNLALARRITRGVHRVGLAVAQKNLAGLRPRAVRRVGFDFAVVEECRRYDECDRYAAAHGRRIVQIEYRRADFDAACARHGDRWSVLLRDRAVRPAGARGHVRAEC; the protein is encoded by the coding sequence GTGAGGGCGCCCGGGCGGCTCGCCGTGCTCGCGGTTGCGGCGACGCTCGCACTCCCCGTCGCCGCCGCACCGGCGCAGGCGCGAGTCACGCCGTTCCCGGTGGGCGCGGAGGCGGACTACCAGCTGGGCGGGGCGTACGAGGTGCCCGGGGCGGTCGTCGTGGTGCGCGACCGCACGGCGCCGCCGGCGGACCCCGACGGGAGCGGCGGCGGCTTCGACGTCTGCTATCTCAACGCCTTCCAGACCCAGCCGGGGGCGCTGGGCTGGTGGCGTACGCACCACCCGGGCGCGCTGCTGCGCGACCGCGACGGACGTCTGGTGCGCGACCCGGGATGGCGGCAGGAGGTGCTGCTCGACACGCGTCGCCCTGCGGTCCGTGCGGAGGTCGCCCGGGTGGTCGTGCGGTGGGCCAGGGGCTGCGGCCGGGCCGGCTACGAGGCGGTCGAGCTCGACAACCTCGACTCCTTCCTGCGCTCCGGGCGACAGCTGCGGCGCGCCGACAACCTCGCCCTCGCCCGCCGCATCACCCGCGGCGTCCACCGGGTCGGCCTCGCGGTCGCGCAGAAGAACCTCGCGGGGCTCCGCCCCCGTGCCGTACGCCGGGTCGGGTTCGACTTCGCGGTCGTGGAGGAGTGCCGGCGCTACGACGAGTGCGACCGCTACGCCGCTGCCCACGGGCGGCGCATCGTGCAGATCGAGTACAGGCGCGCCGACTTCGACGCAGCCTGCGCGAGGCACGGCGACCGCTGGTCGGTGCTGCTGCGGGACCGCGCCGTGAGACCCGCCGGGGCGCGAGGGCACGTACGCGCCGAGTGCTGA